A region from the Cryptosporangium arvum DSM 44712 genome encodes:
- a CDS encoding RNA polymerase sigma factor produces MASAEQQFDEFYTRHYAIVAAQIALYLGDRAEAEDIAQEAFCRAWNRWSQVSSYDNPAGWVHMVAHRLAISRWRRLRTALTHRLRYRTEVVPPPDPGRVDLVSALATLPDAHRRVVVLHYLADLGVDEIAAREGVPVGTVKSWLHRGRTRLATALDQREGASQ; encoded by the coding sequence ATGGCATCCGCCGAGCAGCAGTTCGACGAGTTCTACACCAGGCACTACGCGATCGTCGCCGCGCAGATCGCGCTGTACCTCGGTGACCGGGCCGAGGCCGAGGACATCGCCCAAGAGGCCTTCTGCCGTGCCTGGAATCGCTGGTCACAGGTGTCGAGCTACGACAACCCGGCCGGGTGGGTGCACATGGTGGCGCACCGGCTGGCGATCAGCCGCTGGCGTCGGCTGCGTACCGCGCTGACGCACCGGTTGCGGTACCGGACCGAGGTGGTGCCACCCCCCGATCCCGGCCGGGTGGACCTGGTCAGCGCGCTGGCCACGCTGCCCGACGCCCATCGCCGCGTCGTCGTTCTGCACTACCTCGCCGACCTCGGCGTCGACGAGATCGCGGCTCGGGAAGGGGTGCCGGTCGGGACGGTCAAGTCGTGGTTGCACCGCGGCCGGACGCGTCTGGCCACGGCACTCGACCAGCGGGAAGGAGCGAGTCAGTGA
- a CDS encoding class I SAM-dependent methyltransferase, with protein MRATAVGPGSRVLDVGCGSGEFLTELAGRGVRVAGVDPADGMVHLARRAAPEADVRLADAESLPWPDGEFDVVTAINALQFADDPDAAAAELLRVAAPGGWVAVANWAERSGNELDAIDAALNDEPGIDGELRLPDGLAELLADVGADVVESGLIDVPFEVPDENALVAAILFGEDPDSAPLVVEAARPFRTESGGYRFHNRFRYALARR; from the coding sequence GTGCGTGCCACTGCCGTCGGCCCGGGCTCGCGCGTGCTCGACGTCGGATGCGGCAGTGGTGAGTTTTTGACCGAGCTCGCCGGGCGCGGCGTGCGAGTGGCCGGTGTGGACCCCGCCGACGGGATGGTGCACCTGGCCCGCCGGGCCGCGCCGGAGGCCGACGTGCGGCTCGCCGACGCGGAGTCGCTGCCGTGGCCGGACGGCGAGTTCGACGTGGTGACGGCGATCAACGCGCTGCAGTTCGCCGACGACCCGGACGCCGCCGCGGCCGAGTTGCTGCGGGTCGCCGCGCCCGGAGGATGGGTCGCCGTGGCCAACTGGGCCGAACGCTCCGGCAACGAACTCGACGCCATCGACGCCGCGCTCAACGACGAGCCCGGTATCGACGGTGAGCTGCGGCTGCCGGACGGGCTGGCCGAGCTGCTCGCCGACGTCGGTGCGGACGTCGTCGAATCCGGCTTGATCGACGTGCCGTTCGAGGTGCCGGACGAGAACGCGCTGGTCGCCGCGATCCTGTTCGGGGAGGACCCGGATTCGGCCCCGCTGGTGGTCGAAGCGGCGCGGCCGTTCCGCACCGAATCCGGTGGTTACCGTTTCCACAATCGGTTCCGGTACGCGCTCGCGCGCCGCTGA
- a CDS encoding PPOX class F420-dependent oxidoreductase — translation MTAAEEIARSKHISLTTYRKDGTPVATPVWQVPHDGELWIVTEAESWKVKRIRNNPQVEVVACDVRGKIAPGAPTASGTARLLDDTGTARARKLLADRYLMSRIGNAFARLVRMRRPPMIGVVVTL, via the coding sequence ATGACCGCCGCGGAAGAGATCGCGCGTAGCAAACACATCAGCCTGACGACCTACCGCAAAGACGGCACCCCGGTGGCGACCCCGGTCTGGCAGGTGCCGCACGACGGTGAACTGTGGATCGTCACCGAGGCGGAGTCGTGGAAGGTCAAGCGGATCCGCAACAACCCGCAGGTCGAGGTCGTGGCGTGCGACGTGCGGGGCAAGATCGCGCCGGGCGCGCCCACGGCGTCCGGCACCGCGCGCCTGCTCGACGACACCGGCACGGCGCGGGCGCGGAAGCTGCTCGCTGACCGTTACCTGATGTCCCGCATCGGCAACGCGTTCGCACGCCTGGTGCGCATGCGGCGCCCGCCGATGATCGGTGTCGTGGTTACGCTCTGA
- a CDS encoding NUDIX hydrolase codes for MTTSKPLLILIAGPYRSGTGDDPELMASNLRKLEEAAWPIFRAGHVPMIGEWVALPVLHGAGGSGPLDPVAEQIMYPTAQRLLQHCDAVLRLPGASTGADQDVAIARDRGLPVWFQLEDVPGVAA; via the coding sequence ATGACGACGAGCAAGCCACTCCTCATTCTGATCGCCGGCCCGTATCGGTCGGGCACCGGTGACGATCCCGAACTGATGGCCTCCAACCTGCGGAAACTCGAAGAGGCCGCGTGGCCGATCTTCCGTGCCGGTCACGTGCCGATGATCGGCGAGTGGGTCGCGCTGCCGGTTCTGCACGGTGCCGGTGGCTCCGGGCCGCTGGACCCGGTCGCCGAGCAGATCATGTACCCGACCGCGCAGCGCCTCCTGCAGCACTGCGATGCCGTCCTGCGTCTCCCCGGTGCCTCCACCGGCGCCGACCAGGACGTCGCGATCGCACGCGACCGTGGCCTCCCGGTGTGGTTCCAGCTCGAAGACGTGCCGGGGGTGGCGGCGTGA
- a CDS encoding DeoR/GlpR family DNA-binding transcription regulator, with product MLAAQRQELLLRRLESEGRIVAKDIAAELQISEDSIRRDLRELAAAGLCQRVYGGALPVSPAIADLQTRTNVQPDSKLRVATRAARLITPGTTAILDGGTTALAVARSLPPDLRATIVTHSPTVASALVDHPTVEIHVIGGRIFKHSAVACGAAAVEAAAGINADVFLMGVTGVHATAGLTTGDADEAAMKRALSRRAADTYVLASAEKIGAASRFAVLGPGDVAGIITDVAPDHPTLRDLTAAGINVLTA from the coding sequence ATGCTCGCCGCGCAACGCCAGGAGCTCCTGCTCCGGCGGCTGGAGTCCGAGGGGCGGATCGTCGCCAAAGACATCGCCGCTGAGCTGCAGATATCGGAGGACAGCATTCGACGGGACCTTCGCGAGCTGGCCGCCGCCGGGCTGTGTCAACGCGTCTACGGCGGCGCACTGCCGGTCTCCCCGGCCATTGCCGACCTACAAACACGCACAAACGTGCAACCGGACAGCAAACTTCGGGTAGCCACCCGCGCTGCCCGCCTCATCACGCCGGGCACCACCGCGATCCTCGACGGCGGCACGACCGCGCTGGCCGTCGCCCGGTCCCTGCCGCCGGACCTGCGGGCCACGATCGTCACGCACAGCCCCACGGTCGCGTCCGCGCTCGTCGACCACCCGACCGTCGAGATCCACGTCATCGGCGGACGCATCTTCAAGCACTCCGCGGTCGCTTGCGGAGCCGCCGCTGTCGAGGCCGCAGCGGGCATCAACGCGGACGTGTTCCTGATGGGCGTCACCGGGGTGCACGCCACCGCCGGGCTGACCACCGGCGACGCCGACGAGGCCGCGATGAAGCGCGCGCTGTCCCGGCGTGCGGCCGACACCTACGTGCTGGCCAGCGCCGAGAAGATCGGAGCCGCGTCCCGCTTCGCCGTGCTGGGGCCGGGCGACGTGGCGGGCATCATCACCGACGTGGCCCCGGACCATCCGACCCTGCGCGACCTCACCGCCGCCGGCATCAACGTCCTCACTGCTTAG
- a CDS encoding alpha/beta fold hydrolase, with translation MLLFPGAATSRWLGLAAGVPDALRARVISIDRPGLGASDPAPGRSLLDWADDVAELGLDRPVAIAYSQGAPFGLACAHRGVISALAVVSGTDELAAPAVCDRLRPDVRTLVRLPEAEAREAFAVVADPDTMIEMVLSMSSDADREIYTEPSFTAAYRRALTEAFAQGTDGYVTDTLLSTTRWPFDPAEIRVPVTLWYGARDTSPVHSPDFGASLARRIPGATHHMLPDEGGALLWTRGCDIVGSL, from the coding sequence GTGCTCCTGTTTCCCGGCGCGGCGACGAGCCGGTGGCTCGGGTTGGCCGCCGGTGTTCCGGATGCGCTGCGCGCCCGCGTGATCTCGATCGATCGGCCCGGTCTCGGCGCCTCCGATCCCGCCCCCGGTCGTTCGCTGCTCGACTGGGCCGACGACGTCGCAGAGCTCGGCCTCGACCGCCCGGTGGCGATCGCGTACTCCCAGGGCGCGCCGTTCGGGCTGGCCTGCGCTCACCGCGGTGTGATCTCGGCGCTCGCGGTGGTCTCCGGTACCGACGAGCTAGCGGCGCCCGCGGTCTGCGATCGCCTGCGGCCCGACGTCCGAACGTTGGTGCGGTTGCCGGAGGCGGAGGCCCGGGAGGCCTTCGCGGTCGTGGCGGACCCCGACACCATGATCGAGATGGTGCTCTCGATGAGCTCCGACGCCGATCGAGAGATCTACACCGAACCGTCGTTCACGGCGGCCTACCGGCGAGCGCTGACCGAAGCGTTCGCGCAGGGCACGGACGGGTACGTGACCGACACGCTGCTGTCGACGACCCGGTGGCCGTTCGACCCCGCGGAGATCCGCGTGCCGGTGACGCTCTGGTACGGCGCCCGCGACACCAGCCCGGTGCATTCGCCGGACTTCGGCGCTTCGCTCGCGCGGCGAATCCCCGGCGCGACCCACCACATGCTGCCCGACGAGGGCGGAGCGCTGCTGTGGACCCGCGGCTGCGACATCGTGGGAAGTCTCTAG
- a CDS encoding RNA polymerase sigma factor, translated as MRAEHAVADAHRREWARVLAATVRVTRDLDLAEECVQDAYVSALVAWERDGVPDRPGAWLTTAARNKALNALAREQTLRSKLPLLIEREGEIVSDDRLRLVFTCCHPALAPEARIALTLRLVCGVSTADVASAFLVPEPTMAARITRAKKKIAAARIPYRVPEQHELPARLDDVLTAVHLLGTTGHTAPSGDTLVRTDVAECALDLARMLHALLPGEAEATGLVALLVVHKSRESTRTDAAGRLLRLADQDRSAWDRALIAEADRLVLSALRAGPPGRFTLQAAIAALHAQAPTYAETDWPQILTLYDALLRTWPTPVVALNRAVAVAMVSGPAAGLAALEPIEASGELARYQYLPATKADFLRRCGRDAEAREEYARALTLTDNAAERAFLERELG; from the coding sequence CTGAGAGCCGAGCACGCCGTTGCTGACGCGCACCGCCGCGAGTGGGCCAGGGTGCTCGCCGCGACGGTGCGCGTCACGCGCGATCTCGATCTCGCCGAGGAGTGCGTCCAGGACGCGTACGTCTCCGCGTTGGTCGCGTGGGAGCGTGACGGCGTGCCGGACCGCCCCGGGGCCTGGCTCACCACCGCGGCCCGGAACAAGGCGCTCAACGCCCTCGCGCGTGAGCAGACGCTGCGTTCGAAGCTGCCCCTGCTGATCGAGCGGGAGGGGGAAATCGTGTCCGACGACCGGCTCCGCCTGGTCTTCACCTGCTGCCATCCCGCGCTGGCGCCCGAGGCACGGATCGCGCTGACGCTGCGCCTGGTGTGCGGGGTCAGCACCGCGGACGTCGCGTCGGCGTTCCTGGTCCCGGAGCCGACGATGGCCGCGCGAATCACGCGGGCCAAGAAGAAGATCGCGGCCGCACGGATCCCGTACCGGGTGCCGGAGCAGCACGAACTCCCGGCCCGGCTCGACGACGTGCTGACCGCCGTCCACCTGCTCGGCACCACCGGCCACACCGCGCCGTCCGGCGACACGCTCGTGCGGACCGACGTGGCCGAGTGCGCGCTCGACCTGGCTCGGATGCTGCACGCGCTGCTGCCGGGCGAGGCCGAAGCCACCGGGCTCGTCGCGTTGCTCGTCGTCCACAAGAGCCGGGAGAGCACCCGCACGGACGCGGCGGGACGGCTGCTCCGCCTGGCCGACCAGGACCGGTCGGCCTGGGATCGCGCGCTCATCGCGGAGGCCGATCGCCTGGTCCTCTCCGCGCTCCGGGCGGGCCCACCCGGCCGGTTCACGCTGCAGGCCGCGATCGCGGCGCTGCACGCCCAGGCGCCGACCTACGCCGAGACCGACTGGCCCCAGATCCTGACGCTCTACGACGCGCTGCTGCGAACCTGGCCGACGCCGGTCGTGGCGTTGAACCGGGCGGTCGCGGTGGCGATGGTGTCAGGGCCCGCGGCCGGGCTCGCCGCGCTGGAGCCGATCGAGGCGAGCGGCGAACTCGCGCGGTACCAGTACCTCCCGGCGACGAAGGCCGACTTCCTACGCCGCTGCGGCCGCGACGCCGAAGCCCGCGAGGAGTACGCCCGTGCTCTCACGCTCACCGACAACGCCGCCGAACGTGCTTTCCTGGAGCGCGAACTCGGCTAG
- a CDS encoding YciI family protein: protein MSSKPQYAVFIYEAVPPEELPPEVMNGHLTLPDRIADQGGRVVAGLGFQDSSTATVIRGGLLTDGPFVETKEALAGVYVLEARDLDHALELAKLTPIVTGGVEVRPLVDFQVLD, encoded by the coding sequence ATGAGCAGCAAACCCCAGTACGCGGTCTTCATCTACGAGGCCGTGCCCCCGGAGGAGCTACCCCCGGAGGTGATGAACGGGCACCTGACGCTCCCCGATCGCATCGCCGACCAGGGCGGCCGGGTCGTCGCCGGCCTGGGTTTCCAGGATTCGTCGACGGCCACGGTCATCCGTGGCGGCCTGCTCACCGACGGGCCGTTCGTCGAGACGAAGGAAGCGCTGGCCGGCGTCTACGTCCTCGAGGCCCGAGACCTCGACCACGCGCTGGAGCTGGCGAAGCTCACGCCGATCGTCACCGGCGGCGTCGAAGTGCGTCCGTTGGTCGACTTCCAGGTGCTCGACTGA
- a CDS encoding cupin domain-containing protein, with protein MSYPPPLYDGEHGELTATYRRPDAKPELTYPNGNTVHYLATSESTGGLFGLYRWDMGPEPSGPGPHFHRSIAESFYILSGRVRIYDGTRWIETSPGDWVHVPIGGVHGFRNESGEPASMLLHFAPGAPREGYFEGLLDFGSMSAEEKEEFYREHDNFWL; from the coding sequence ATGAGTTATCCACCTCCGCTGTACGACGGAGAACACGGGGAACTGACCGCGACCTACCGGCGGCCCGACGCGAAGCCGGAGCTGACCTACCCGAACGGCAACACCGTGCACTACCTGGCCACTTCTGAATCGACCGGCGGGCTGTTCGGGCTCTACCGGTGGGACATGGGGCCGGAGCCGAGCGGTCCCGGGCCCCATTTCCACCGATCGATCGCCGAGTCGTTCTACATCCTGTCGGGCCGCGTCCGGATCTACGACGGCACGCGGTGGATCGAAACGTCACCGGGCGACTGGGTGCACGTGCCCATCGGGGGTGTCCACGGGTTCCGCAACGAGTCCGGAGAGCCGGCGTCGATGCTGCTGCACTTCGCGCCCGGCGCACCCCGCGAGGGCTACTTCGAAGGGCTGCTGGACTTCGGCTCGATGTCCGCGGAGGAGAAGGAAGAGTTCTACCGCGAGCACGACAACTTCTGGCTCTAG
- a CDS encoding carboxylesterase/lipase family protein: MRKSIAVLLLALSACTGATPDAPVVRTDHGMIRGTDHGDHRTYQGIPYAAPPTRWKPPEPARPWNGTRDATRPPPSCAQAKTGGPGLNGSEDCLYLNVTEPANDDRNRPVMVWLHGGGFTYGTSTDYDGRRLATRGNTVVVTVNYRLGIFGFLGGNFGLADQAAALRWVRANATAFGGDPRNVTLFGESAGGMSVCSHLTSPASEGLFDKAIIESGSCLTEIPRNGIAPGVPAYRPWWPKDQVATMTARTLRQLGCGDLACLRAKPTAELATTDLMSRFSFPGFAVGDDPATALRAGRFHRVPVLQGSNRDEMRFYVAPALAAGLTIDEAKYDELLADSFGPAAPRVRAVYPPKPTPALAWATLLTDAGWSCTTLEANRALAAYGYEFGDRTAPNAQRIPTDGFPLGAAHGTELAYLFPGPRLSPDQQELSDRMVDAWTRFARRGDPGWPRYPHVEPLAGSAADHHCELWRTI, from the coding sequence ATGCGCAAATCAATCGCTGTCCTGCTGCTGGCCCTCTCCGCGTGCACGGGTGCGACTCCCGACGCCCCGGTGGTCCGCACGGATCACGGGATGATCCGCGGCACCGACCACGGCGATCACCGCACCTATCAGGGCATCCCGTACGCGGCGCCGCCCACCCGGTGGAAGCCGCCCGAGCCCGCGCGACCGTGGAACGGCACCCGCGACGCCACCCGGCCGCCGCCGTCGTGCGCCCAGGCGAAGACCGGTGGCCCGGGGCTGAACGGTTCCGAGGACTGCCTGTACCTGAACGTCACCGAGCCGGCCAACGACGACCGGAACCGCCCGGTCATGGTCTGGCTGCACGGCGGCGGCTTCACCTACGGCACCAGCACCGACTACGACGGACGCCGCCTGGCCACCCGGGGCAACACGGTCGTGGTCACCGTGAACTACCGCCTGGGCATCTTCGGCTTCCTGGGCGGCAACTTCGGGTTGGCCGACCAGGCGGCGGCCCTGCGGTGGGTGCGCGCCAACGCGACCGCGTTCGGCGGCGACCCGCGGAACGTCACCCTGTTCGGGGAGTCCGCAGGCGGGATGAGCGTGTGTTCCCACCTCACCTCACCGGCCTCGGAGGGCCTGTTCGACAAGGCGATAATCGAATCCGGGTCGTGCCTCACCGAGATACCGAGGAACGGCATCGCGCCGGGTGTGCCGGCATATCGTCCGTGGTGGCCGAAGGACCAGGTCGCGACCATGACCGCGCGGACGCTACGTCAACTGGGGTGCGGCGACCTGGCCTGTCTGCGCGCCAAGCCCACGGCCGAGCTGGCCACCACCGATCTCATGTCCCGGTTCTCCTTCCCGGGCTTCGCCGTCGGCGACGATCCGGCGACCGCGCTCCGGGCCGGGCGCTTCCACCGGGTACCGGTGCTGCAGGGTTCCAACCGCGACGAGATGCGCTTCTACGTCGCGCCCGCGCTCGCGGCGGGTCTCACGATCGACGAAGCCAAGTACGACGAGTTGCTCGCGGACTCGTTCGGCCCGGCCGCGCCACGCGTGCGTGCCGTCTATCCGCCGAAGCCCACGCCTGCCCTCGCCTGGGCGACCCTGCTCACCGACGCCGGCTGGTCGTGCACCACGCTCGAGGCCAACCGGGCCCTGGCGGCCTACGGCTACGAGTTCGGGGACCGCACCGCACCGAACGCCCAGCGGATCCCCACCGACGGGTTTCCGCTGGGCGCGGCGCACGGCACCGAACTGGCCTACCTGTTCCCCGGCCCGCGGCTGTCGCCGGACCAGCAGGAACTGTCCGACCGCATGGTCGACGCCTGGACCCGCTTCGCCCGCCGCGGTGACCCCGGCTGGCCGAGGTATCCGCACGTCGAACCGTTGGCGGGCAGCGCTGCCGACCACCACTGCGAGCTGTGGCGGACGATCTAG